gttcagcccactagggcacattttcctatcatttcatgtaaccacatttaccttgtttgtttgtttatgcatttctgtgaattacttagttagaaataaataaatgatttaagacaattgatgtatggatgactcatagtgaagactgggttcgtgcagataaccaacaatttacgacgtttggaatgagactaacgtgaggtaaaataaataaatcattaatcagaagactattgatcagatatgaaaatatctgaaaggttatattgggaaattataactttgtaatctgaatactttccttggtgccccgacttcctagttaatgagttacatgattaatcagttgatcacgtaatactaattacagagaatctttgataaaaactataagtcttcatttaatgatagtaaagacacgacaccacTCTACACAGTTGAATAATGTGTGTTAAAAACAGTAAAAGAGGAACTTTCTTTTTAGTTCTGTAGTAAAATGTATTCCTGGCTCTCTCCAAAAGTATAGGTTGTTCTTTCATCTGTAGTGTTGCCAAAGAATTTAGTGGAAGCACAACTTTGCACTCATATGAGGGGAAGTGGAACTGACTGCTACTTCTTGTCTCTTAACTTCCCCCAGCTTGACCTAAGTCTTGATTTGTGCACATGCTGTATACAGttctgaaagacaaaacaaatgataTGTAGCGTAGACTGTAGTATAGGTAGGAACCATTAGTGGGCCACAAAAGGTTGTGACCTCCTTTTTACTCCCAACCTACCTGGAGGAATAAAGATAGTAATTTGTGGAACAACCTACCTGGAGGAATAAAGATAGTAATTTGTGGATGTCGTGGAACAACCTACCTGGAGAAATAAAGATAGTAATTTGTGGATGTTTTGGAACAGGAAATAGTCATGCCCAGGTAGATAAAAATGCTCTTGTATGTTGATATTGTTCGCTGGTACTCAGTGTCAGTGTAATATccattttttatttgaaaaataaCTTACATAAATCTCTGTACTCAACCATACTTCACCAAGACATAGCCTTGGCATAAACACATTGCACCAAAACAAAAGAAAGAAAAGGCATTCAAAAGGGTAAATAACACATGTCTTTGTCATCATGTGAGACATTATTCCTATTCCAAAATATTGTCATCTATTTGTGTTTGCTTGTTTTATTCAAATTTCTAATATGTACAATGTAAATCAAAAACGAAAGTATATAGCTTGTTATAGCGACAAGATATTGAATGGACATTAGAATGTATAGGTTTAACATGGAAAAGGAATAACGTCTCAGTTTATTTTCATTCAGACATAACTGTAAGATTCATATACCTCCCATACACAAGAAGCATTTACAattactaaaaataaaaaataaactggtcTTGGCTTATAAATAAACtaataaaaatatatgaaattaattatattttcacaaaaacaaaaaaaactaaattcaTATTGTGTGGCAATATCCCATGTTGTTTGACCTTGTGTTTTGCTCATCCTCACAAACAGTGCCTGAACTACAcagcaatatacagtacataagtTGTATGTTTGCCGCTTCTTGCTTGGATATAAATATCTTTCTTGCTGTACCAATACAGATTATTTTTGCATGTTAGTTAACAATACTGAAATAAAATACACTCGCAACCATAACTTTTTTTGTCAACCTCCAAcgaatataaaatatttttcctTGTCATTCTTTTTGAAAAAATGGAAATAAAATATGATCTAAGGGTTAGTGGAATGTTTTGTTAAAACGTTTTAATAGTTTGGCCATGAAAGTAACTAATGAATTTTCTGTAGAATTCAATTGAAGGTGAGGGGGGGGAAGTAACGAAGTTGACATGCACTGTACAAGAAACTGCAAAACTCCCAAACATCCTCTTTATCAAAACATGCTGAGTTACTTTAAGGTGTGCCCAAGCCATGTTGCAGAAAATCCTTTTCAACATGCTTGTTAAACAAATCGCCAAAAAAGACATATTGAAACGATACAGAGCTGTAAAAGAACCAACAGTCCTGAAACTCTGGACAATATCAGGGGGACGCCCTGGgacaagggagagaaagagacgtgTACAATTTGCACATAATGTTTATCTTTATAAGGCTTGTAAACCTTTgcaatgaaataaataatttacatTTATTTTCATCATCACTTTGTCACATaaacagtttttttgttgttaaatAACTCCAAAAGTTTTTATTTTAGTTTCTCTTACTGTATGTCTGCCAAACACAGACTTATGTTATGGATGGTCTAAAGAATGATAAACAATGTGTCTTTTTTTATCACGCTGTTGCATTCACTCCCCTTTGAAAACCATGCACTAGTGaaatttatatttaaaaataatataaaTTGTTGAAAATGGCTGatgtgttttatttgtttttcttcatCTTTTTTTGCAAGTCGCAGCCTCAAGAAAATAATGGTCATTTTTTTTTTCAGCTAAATTTTTGTCcatgcaaaaatgtttttttttatttttttaaatcttcatTTAAATGTCATACAATATATCAACAGAGAAATAATAATGTTAGGTCATAAAAGTTAGTCTTGTTGTGGGTTCTGATCAATAGATTCTGGAGTGTCGATAGTACAGTAGCCACTTCTGTATTGCCTTTAGTAACTTTAGTATTGTCTCTCTGGTGTGATCTACTACTATTTTGACTAGGGCCTCATATTCGAAGTTTGAGCTTTAGTTGGGACACCCCACCTCTCCAATTGCAATGAACCTCATAGTTCCATTTACACATCTAGCTAGGTCTGTTGGCTTGGCGTGACCAAGCTTCTGGACAGGACAACACTGTCAGTCACCCCTTCAGGTATACAAGTACATCgacaataaaacaaacaaaaaacaaaaaaaaatcattataaacaaaaacatgtatttttcattCGAAAAGGGCTTCTGTAGAACTCATCGAGCGGGTTCCCAGTTCTGACCCCCATGGCTTAGATTGGATGAAAACCTGGAATCGCTCGATTTAGAGACAATTCCTGGTGCTAAGGAGTCCGTTACGGCCTTCTAATCCGAGCTGGTGCTCAGACCCGGCCGAGGGAGCGACGCTCGCTACGCACAATGTGTGCGACATTTTTCTCAAAACACAGGATCACATTTGCACCCCTAGAAACAGGCTCAGAAGACACAACATCAAGCATGCAGTGTAACCGGGGGGCGTGACCTGTCTGTCGCAGCATGTTTAACCTCAACACTGGGTGCTGCTGCTACAACAATGCTATCAGTCCACACACTGCTATGACCGGCTATCCAATGACGTTTGGGAAGCTTTTCTTGTCAAGGGGGCCAGGGTAGGGTCCACCAATGAGGAAGGAGGAAAGAGCTTGAACCAGCCAATCACCATGTTAGACAGGTCCAGCTCATCTAAAAGTATCTGAACTGCTCCCATAAAGGATTTATGGTCCATGCGTCCGTAGTCTCCCCATACGATGATCTGTGGAGAAGAGGGTTTATTAGACATGTTATTATAATATGATGATGTGTGAACTGTGAAGTATTTATCAAGGCCTTGTAGAACATAGTTTACCTGTAGAACTTTCCCTCCAGGAGCCTCTTCGAAAGGCAGTTGCTGCTGGTAAAGGGGATCCAAGGTTTTTCTTGCtacttttgttttctttttggCTATGCAGGCTCCGTTTTCCAAAAGATACACTTTTACATATGGTgctatgaagagagagagagagacagaatagtTACAATACTATTGGCAGCATTATCAGTTGGTTCAAGCTCTGGTTACCGTAGTGACCAGTTGGTATTAGCATGAAGTTCAGGGCTGTgggttctatcctattctactcaCATACAGGATACAAAAAATGTATGTACTCACGGTACTGTAAGTAGCTTTGGATATATGTGTCTGCTAAATAGcatatattaatatattatacATCACGTAGTAAATTACCTGGCAGTGCCTTGGAACCTGGTTTTCCCACAAGGCCACGGGCTCGGATCACTTCCACCTCCAGCGCTCCTTTCTTGTCCACGATTCCAATCTGGATGTCACCTGaacaacacacaccacagccaACACAATGTTAACACTCCATTCACACAATACAGATATCCTTTCCGTGTGGGATGGGGTCGCTAAAGGCGTCTTGACACAACATTGTTCCAGAAATCTGATCCACCCACCCATGGGTGGTGTAGCTAGCGTCTGCCGTCCAACCAGCTGGGCTGGGCCTAGTCCATCCAGGAAGTCAGAGAACTGGGCGTCGGAGGACAGTCTCACACCAGGGAAGATCAGGCTGGAACGGAAGGGAGAGATGACACAGGTAACTATGGAGACTAAAGAAAAAGGCCTCAAGGCTTGAACTTGCTTATTTAGAGTTGGCAAGATCCAAAAAAAGACAGGAAATTCAAATGAGCACCCCAAACCTACATTTGACCTATTGATGACTTGAACGAGACTTCACGTAATAAGTGAGAATGCTATGTCAACAATTAACCTACGCATACCAATGTGATAATGTATATTGGAGGGATGTACATTATCACATTGGTATGCGTTAGACTTCACTTACTTTCCCTCGGAGCTGTAGCTGTTCATGCTGCCGTCGGTGGACTCTCTGCTGGCCTGCCGAGTCATCCTGCTCCTCATCTCTACGGCCAAGCCCGTCTCTGTGCTCCTCTGCACGGTGCTGCGAAGCTTCTTCCCACCGGCTTCTGGACAGAACAGAGGgacagagtgggagaaagagatagagcgagggaaagggagagagggggaaagagagagggaaagagagagcaggggggagaAATAGTTAATACATTGCTCTCAAGTGTGTGCTTTGCTTTCGAATTACATGCAGTAGGTTATTGTAGACATAGCATTTTCACTTATTACGAGAAGTCTCATTGAAGTCCTCAACAGGAAGATCACACTTCCACTCTATGGCAATTCTACCATGCACTCTCTTCTCAGAGCACTGCAACTTCCATGTGATCATTTAGCAAAGAGATTTATTAAACATCAAGTGCCATATTACAGTATCTAcagaaatattttttaaaaacagtTGTGTGCGCgtacgtgtgtgagtgtgtgtgtgtgtatgtgtgttcctgTATGAATGGGCTAAACAGAAGAAGACCATGTACATCCCTCTTCCTGCTAAGCAAGAGCACCGGTTGCCTGCTCTGCAGGGTTCTTGCTCTAGcttagagtctctctctctctcccccctccatccctctgttccACCTAGGGCCGTTCAGTGTCTGGCCTCCTACAACTGATACAAGGTGACAGCTGACCGCCCCCATTAGACCCACTGAACATCTCCTCCAATCTATGTGACAGCACATGGCCAGGACGTGGCTGGAGCTGCGTGTGGCCTGAATGGCATTCTTTGTAAATCACCAAGGAGGGCCAGGAGAGGGATATACTGGAGGTAACTGTAGGAGCAGGTACTGGTACAGGTCAGCCACTGCAGAGCTCTACACAAGTCACATGACAGGGCTTTCAGCAGAGAACTAAAGAAACAAAATGGCCGTTCCTTCAAATATAAAAATGCATACGGGGTACACCGGACAAATTAAAAGTGTCAAATGGTAAAAGACGAACTAATGGGTCTGTCTTGTCTCTCAGTAAGGAATGCAGGAAGCAGAGGTATTGAGTTCTAGCAGTGTTATTAACTCTGAGAATAACCAGGGTAAAGAGAACAAATTTAAAGAGAGCTAATTTATGTGTCAGACATGACCACTGGACACACTGTCAGGGAATGCACGTCAACATAGAGAGTGAATGTTCCTCACTCAGTGTTTACATACGTAAGAGTGGTTCTGCTTTATCACAGGAACAACCTTAATGAGGGCAACACACAGAGGGGGTAATAAAGCCCTCTATAACCAAGACCTCTTACAGTTTGAAGACCTCTCAATAATTCCCCATACTCTGTGTTCAAATAAACTGCAAGTAATCTGGCAGATATTCATATTGTCCTTAATGAAATTTCCATCTCTGTAacttaaaatgtgtgtgtgtgatttcaaAAAGCCTTAATTATACTCTGGTTACTGTCCCTGCCACCAGCTTCTCTCACTTCCTGtctgcctgcccgcctgcctgtcTCCCATCCACAGGAAGTACAGACTCTTAGAATCAGAGGAAGATAAGCCTTTATTACTCAGGCAGGCCCTCACTGCTGAGGCCAGAACCCTGGCATCTCAGCTATTCAATGACATCcgcctcctcatcctctcctcagcACTGACAAAGCAAACTGGATTCAGATACGCTGACAGTGACGTCTAAAGGCATCTAAAGAGCTGCCAGTGTGACAGGTAGGCTCCCGCCATGCAGCAACCACCTAAACACAATCAATGAGCGATGTGCTGAATGATCAGCTGAATGAATCAATGAACATTCATTCAGCTGAATCAAAGCTAAGGTCAACCTGACCACTGTATGTACTGCGGTTAGCATGCATATGGTTGTATCTGAGGTCATTATGGATGGCAATACTAATAAAGGAGGAGAAGCTAATCTATGAAATAGCTTTTTAATGGCCAGTCAACTGTTTTTAATAATGCAGTTTATACCTTATTGGAGTAATGCTGAATAAAGGTGTGTGATTATGATGAGACTGTAGGTGCCATGAGCCAggccacacacactcatacacacactcatacacacactcatacacacactcatacacacactcatacacacactcatacacacacacacacacactcatacacacacacacattcatacacacacacacacacacacacacacatgcacacacacacacacacacgctgtgccGTTGTCATGGTTTGTTATTAAGGTAGAGTATTAAAAAGGTTACGGAGTGGATTTTTTAAAGCTCACCCAGACAGATATATTCAGTCAAATTAAGCTACTACCATTGAAAGTGCACATCATTAAACTCTATATCCCACTAAAAGGGAAAACTATCTAGAAAAATATGTATTCTGGAAAGAGATAAAGATCTGTGAAAGAAAATGCTGCAGTGCATCCAGCCCCAGCTGTGAAACACTGCTCAATGAAAATGCGTCACTTTGGAGTGGTAGAGATATACGGGCTCTGGGAAAATCATACAATGTCATTTTCCCAGAGCCCATCTAGATGCTAGAACAAAACCTTCATTTGAAGAGCTATTTTCTGCTGGAGTCCTAAGATACTCTAAGATACTCTAAGATACTGTCTTCACGTAACATAAACTACACATCAAAGACTCACCTGCAGTGTCACTTCCATCCAATCAAATGACTGTTTACAAACATCATCAGTACAGTTTGTGTCATCTGGGAGAAATGTTTATGAACAACTTAATTGGACACACATTTTGGGTCGACTACTCTAATACCTAAGGAAGCATTCAAGTCAGTGTCTACCCAGAAAGAGGATTGGGTCGACTACTCTAGTACCTTTAACTCCAGGTAAGGAAGCATTAAAGTCAGTGTCTACCCAGAAAGAGGATTGGGTCGACTACTCTAGTACCTTTAACTCCAGGTATGGAAGCATTAAAGTCAGTGTCTACCCAGAAAGAGGATTGAGATGAAGGGGGCTGGAGACATTTCTACTGTATTATCTCAACATTCCAGTGGATCATGTCTATTTCAGAAGAGTCTATTAAGTCTATTTATAGGAGGAGGGTTATACAATCCCCCTAACCCAGCTAATACAAGCACAGCTAATACAATCCCCCTAACCCAGCTAATACAAGCACAGCTAATACAATCCCCCTAGCCCAGCTAATACAAGCACAGCTAATACAATCCCCCTAGCACAGCTAATACAATCCCCCTAACCCAGCTAATACAAGCACAGCTAATACAATCCCCCTAACCCAGCTAATACAAGCACAGCTAATACAATCCCCCTAACCCAGCTAATACAAGCACAGCTAATACAATCCCCCTAACCCAGCTAATACAAGCACAGCTAATACAATCCCCCTAACCCAGCTAATACAAGCACATCTAATATACAATCCCCCTAACCCAGCTAATACAAGCACAGCTAATACAATCCCCCTAACCCAGCTAATACAAGCACATCTAATATACAATCCCCCTAACCCAGCTAATACAAGCACATCTAATATACAATCGCCCTAACCCAGCTAATACAAGCACAGCTAATACAATCCCCCTAACCTAGTTTTATGAAAACATCCTATCTGAATTATCAAACATATTCTCAACACCCACTCAGAAATAAAACAGCTATaaacacacactagacactagaGACGAGGTCAACACAATATCTAAATCTATTCTACCGCCCACACCAAAACAAATAGTGATTCATTCCAATCGGGACAAGACAAGCATGCTTGCCATTGGTAAGTGATGTCAATGAGGGAGCCAGACAGTGTTTCAAAATAGAACATCAGATCTAAAGCAGTAGCCAATGACACGAACAGGGAAGTAGCTACTCAAGTACGAGAAGCCTCTCCAAAAACACACTGAGCATGCCCATCCACCAGCAACACAGTACTGTACCACAGCTAATActacaacagcctccaccctCCCCGTGCTCCCTCTCCCCGTCAGGTCATCAGTCAACCATtagtccatccctccctctcctccatctccatctctctccacccctccagcccTTCGTCTGCTCCCTCTCTTCCCGCtgcccctctccatccccccatcccatcccatccctttGCTCCTTCTCCCATCCCTCagctcctgcctctctcccccttcagctcctgcctctctccctccagcagcagcagcagctgtgtgtgtctgcctcagtGTCCCAGGTTTAGAGCCATCTCGTCTTACCTCCGTCATCCTCGTCGAAGGAGTTCATGCAGGGGAAGTAGTTGGCCAGCGCCTCGAACGACGCAGACAGGCTCATCTTGCTCTGGGAACGCTGCATGCGCATCCCGGACCCCGGGGCGCCAGCCGCTGCAGTGGCATCATGCCCCTGCCTACCCATGGTCACTGATCAACCACTGATCACCTGAGTCAAGTGGCCTTCTAGTGGAGGTTACAGGTCTCCAGACAGCTCTACCGTGCACCGAGAGGATAACTGAAGAACTAGTTGAACGCTAAAGCCCAAGAGAAGACTATGGTGCTATAGTAGCAGAATGACTCTCTGATGTAGCTCTTTGTGTTGTCTCCCTGTGCTGCGTAGTGTGAGACTGGGTTGAGAAAGAGCTTGCTTGCTTCTCTGCTCCGTGTTAGTGCTCTGTGCTATGTGCCTGCTACTcagctcctctcccccctctcctcttctaacacaattgggagaaggagaggggggggcaaACTGCATCCTCCTCAGCCAATCAGAAGGCTCACTGCTCAGGCGCACCTCGGCTGCCTCTCCAGGCAAAGGAGCTCTACCCAGAGATTCGACTCACTGAACCTCACtagctactctctctctcgcacacatgcacggatacaaaaacacacacacacacacacacacatgcatgcatgcacaaacacacacacactcaaaagcaAAGCCACAGAGGTCCCTGTGACAGCCAGCCATTAGGGGCATAAACAACCCTGAACAGCTATTCCACTCACAGTTCACGTGATAgatctccttccccctcccacccccacccccactccCCAGCAGCGCAGTTCTCTTCAGTGTTTTTCCACCAAAGATTGCAGCAAACCCCATGTAGCCAGCTATCCAACTCTCTGTTTACATACCGATGAATAATCAGTACAGTGGCTCTGAAATGATTGCCATTATCGAAGGAGAATTCACTTGAGCTAGTTCAAATTTACCATCTGTTAAAAAATAGTCATTTGTGAGAGAATCTCATGAAATGGCTGTCAACTGAATTCTTGTCTTTGAGACATCACTTCCTTCAACATCATTTCAACCACCTACGCTACAACATGGACTGTTTGAATTAGTGGCCATAAACACTGCAGAGTTCATTATGGCCATCTCTGGCATCTCTCTATTCAACATGAAGCAACAGACATCCTCTAAACAGCTCACTTCAGTACTGCGAGTGTGTGTGCTTGGACATGTTTGGACCAGCTTGGACCATCCATCCAGAACCACTTCTGTCCAGATCTCACAGGTGGTTCCTAAGATCCTTTACAAAGTTTCTGAGCACAGTAAAATTAGATTGTAATGGCATGTGGGAGAGATGCCCTCTATACTAATCTAGGACATCAGGCTTGGTGAAGAGAGAGCCAAAGTGCCGGTAGAGGCAGTTTAGCACTGAAACAACAGACAGCTAAATTGTGCTGTTTTAACTATCTTGTCAGAAAATCAACTGCTGTGCTTTTTCTCAGAGAAACTGGCAGAATAGACACAGTACTGGTCAATTACTGAACAAGCACTGAGCTGCTCTCCTTTAAATATAGCATACCTCTGGGCTACAGTCCCTCACTGGGAATAAAAGTCCTCACGAATAGAGACACTGCAACCTATTTCCACGAAATAAAATCGCCCAATTTCCCCTTTTGTACATTGAATGACATGTTCTCATCTAGGTCAGATGAACAAGTAAAGGAAATTAGACAGAAGAGAAGAACACCACCTGAACCAATTGGGTCATTTTAATGCGTCATCTGACTGTAGCAGTTTGGAATATGATACTGATTCGACCAGACTGAGAGTTAAATATGCGTACTAAACTCTTTTGACTTTCGTGTAAATCCTGAATTGTTCTTAATGGGAGACATGTACCTTTTTAAGTGCACTAAAGTCAGAATACAACTCATTGTGTATTAATGAGGATCCTGCTAACACCTCCTCCTACGTATCACAACCATCAGACACACCATTAACTTTGAGGTAGGTGATCCGGCTGTGAGAGCCAGAGGCTTAATGTTTTGGAGTGGCACCAATAATTATTGGATCATTATAATGAGTGAGGTCACACTAACAAGCCGAAAGTACGTGCATCTTTATATTGCTGGACTATTCATTATAGAGTGTGACACACTCTCCCACTACAGGAAGAAGACAGAAGATAGTGATAAGTGCAGTTTGTTAAATAGCCTTGTCACTTGACATGGCAAAGGGTGATGTGTTCTGTTGGTCTCAGAGCT
The genomic region above belongs to Oncorhynchus mykiss isolate Arlee chromosome 3, USDA_OmykA_1.1, whole genome shotgun sequence and contains:
- the rims2a gene encoding regulating synaptic membrane exocytosis protein 4 isoform X7 is translated as MGRQGHDATAAAGAPGSGMRMQRSQSKMSLSASFEALANYFPCMNSFDEDDGAGGKKLRSTVQRSTETGLAVEMRSRMTRQASRESTDGSMNSYSSEGNLIFPGVRLSSDAQFSDFLDGLGPAQLVGRQTLATPPMGDIQIGIVDKKGALEVEVIRARGLVGKPGSKALPAPYVKVYLLENGACIAKKKTKVARKTLDPLYQQQLPFEEAPGGKVLQIIVWGDYGRMDHKSFMGAVQILLDELDLSNMVIGWFKLFPPSSLVDPTLAPLTRKASQTSLDSRS
- the rims2a gene encoding regulating synaptic membrane exocytosis protein 4 isoform X6, giving the protein MGRQGHDATAAAGAPGSGMRMQRSQSKMSLSASFEALANYFPCMNSFDEDDGEAGGKKLRSTVQRSTETGLAVEMRSRMTRQASRESTDGSMNSYSSEGNLIFPGVRLSSDAQFSDFLDGLGPAQLVGRQTLATPPMGDIQIGIVDKKGALEVEVIRARGLVGKPGSKALPAPYVKVYLLENGACIAKKKTKVARKTLDPLYQQQLPFEEAPGGKVLQIIVWGDYGRMDHKSFMGAVQILLDELDLSNMVIGWFKLFPPSSLVDPTLAPLTRKASQTSLDSRS